One segment of Triticum aestivum cultivar Chinese Spring chromosome 2A, IWGSC CS RefSeq v2.1, whole genome shotgun sequence DNA contains the following:
- the LOC123184333 gene encoding uncharacterized protein: MASGAQKKMVAAGMMLAILFIAAANAEPAPAETCIDKTEKVGLVTDCICSKNCACAGKCILEGGDGGEIQKCFVECVLKNDCNCNAKHHSAAAPQ, translated from the coding sequence ATGGCTTCTGGTGCTCAGAAGAAGATGGTTGCCGCCGGCATGATGCTGGCCATCCTGTTCATCGCTGCAGCTAATGCAGAACCAGCGCCTGCAGAAACTTGCATCGACAAGACCGAAAAAGTTGGTCTTGTCACTGACTGCATCTGCTCCAAGAACTGTGCTTGTGCAGGAAAGTGCATCTTAGAAGGCGGCGATGGTGGCGAAATCCAAAAGTGCTTTGTCGAATGCGTGCTGAAAAACGACTGCAACTGCAATGCTAAGCACCACAGTGCCGCAGCCCCTCAGTAA